In Chrysoperla carnea chromosome 2, inChrCarn1.1, whole genome shotgun sequence, the following proteins share a genomic window:
- the LOC123291521 gene encoding geranylgeranyl transferase type-2 subunit beta, producing the protein MAHTFIKDVEIKDDAPNNLLLEKHAAFIAAYGKNKSDYEYAMTDYLRMSGIYWGYTTLDLIGESHRLNISEIVEFIKECQDAESGGISASYGHDPHILYTLSAIQILTIADRLDAIDVEKVIKYVSSLQQSDGSFAGDKWGEIDTRFSFCAVMCLSLLNRMDVIDVNKAVEFVKSCMNFDGGFGSKPRSESHAGLIYCCVGFLSIVGHLDLVNSDTLGWWLCERQLNSGGLNGRPEKLPDVCYSWWVLSSLSMIGRLHWIDSNALSKFILACQDTETGGFSDRPGNVTDPFHTLFGIAALSLLGNSKIKPVDPTYCMPKYVIDRLQLKPQRLHI; encoded by the exons ATG gcACATACATTTATTAAGGACGTAGAAATCAAAGATGATGCACCTAATAATTTACTGTTAGAAAAACATGCTGCATTTATTGCTGCTTAtggcaaaaataaaagtgactat gaatatGCAATGACTGATTATTTACGAATGTCTGGAATATATTGGGGCTACACAACTTTAGATTTAATTGGAGAAAGTCATCGTTTAAATATTTCGGAAATTGTTGAGTTTATAAAAGAATGCCAAGATGCTGAAAGCGGTGGCATTAGCGCTAGTTATGGACATGATCCACATATACTTTACACACTTAGTGCAATACAa attttaaccATTGCTGATAGACTGGATGCAATCGATGTTGAGAAAGTAATTAAGTATGTCTCTTCATTACAACAATCAGATGGTAGTTTTGCAGGTGATAAATGGGGAGAAATTGATACAAGGTTTTCGTTTTGTGCAGTTATGTGTTTATCCCTTTtg AATAGAATGGATGTGATTGACGTTAATAAAGCTgttgaatttgtaaaatcatGTATGAATTTTGATGGTGGATTTGGATCAAAACCACGATCAGAGAGTCACGCGGGATTGATATACTGTTGTGTTGGATTTTTATCTATAGTTG ggCATTTAGATTTAGTTAATTCTGATACTCTCGGGTGGTGGCTTTGTGAACGTCAATTAAACTCAGGCGGTTTAAATGGTAGACCAGAAAAATTACCAGATGTTTGTTATTCATGGTGGGTTTTATCATCTCTTAGTATGATAGGACGGCTACATTGGATTGATTCTAATGccttaagtaaatttattttagcttGTCag GATACAGAAACTGGTGGTTTTAGTGATAGACCTGGTAATGTTACTGATCCATTTCATACATTGTTTGGAATTGCTGCATTGTCGTTGttaggtaattcaaaaataaaaccggTAGACCCAACATATTGTATGCCGAAATATGTGATTGATCGATTACAATTAAAACCGCAACGacttcatatttaa
- the LOC123291519 gene encoding zinc finger protein 883-like, with amino-acid sequence MKSEMDETSENISLEKICRACMAENVEMRSIFVPDENLDTNIHLSEMIMAYASVQITLGDGLPEQICLSCASQVSKTYSFKRQCEKSDAALREKLGLEKLYLPKEEIMHTLNSTSLFDSEEIVIKPEIKEIGDEVEEEEHDENEFHEEIHEDITTVFESEDEEFHTEELNDSSIKLEIEEGLKEEQIEELKDLAFSIRKVHTCHICKKSFKRSSHLNRHLRVHSDSKPCVCSVCNKGFIREDLLIRHQIVHSAQFNIKHEEDGSFEEDLKLNCSFCNKVFNKKESLSSHMRSHTGVVRKILSCDVCLKHFKKPSQLTRHLKIHASVKPHICQLCDKGFARGEQLINHMNVHSGVKPHVCKICEKGFNQISNLKDHMRTHNGEKPFLCSTCGKGFNQLGNLRQHTVRHSGIKAHLCNTCGNAFASKGELGAHLRKHTGVRPYVCAICNHGFTTSSSLTKHKRIHSGEKPYECDVCHMKFSRSGILARHKRTHTGEKPYVCTFCTKAFSQSNDLSSHLRIHTGEKPYICDVCGQAFRQSSALNTHKKVHMDRTTLIENRAATLAIVQSALLNTLQTNI; translated from the exons ATGAAATCTGAAATGGATGAAACATCAGAAAATATATCATTAGAGAAAATATGTCGTGCTTGTATGGCTGAAAATGTAGAAATGCGGTCTATATTTGTGCCCGATGAAAATTTGGATACTAATATACATTTATCGGAAATGATAATGGCATATGCTTCCGTTCAA atAACTCTCGGTGATGGTTTACCAGAACAAATATGTTTAAGTTGTGCTAGCCAAGTAAGTAAAACTTATTCGTTCAAACGACAATGCGAAAAATCAGATGCTGCATTACGTGAAAAGTTAGGATTAGAGAAACTTTATTTACCAAAAGAGGAAATAATGCATACTTTAAATTCAACGTCCTTGTTTGATTCAGAAGAAATTGTTATAAAACCTGAGATTAAAGAAATTGGTGATGAAGTGGAAGAGGAGGAACATGATGAAAATGAATTTCACGAGGAAATACACGAGGATATAACGACTGTGTTTGAATCAGAAGATGAGGAATTTCATACCGAAGAATTAAATGATTCatcaattaaattagaaattgaaGAAGGTTTAAAGGAGGAACAAATAGAAGAATTAAAAGATTTAGCGTTTAGTATAAGAAAagtacatacatgtcacatttgTAAAAAGTCATTTAAACGTAGTAGCCATTTGAATCGCCATTTAAGAGTGCATAGTGATTCAAAACCATGCGTTTGTTCTGTGTGTAATAAGGGTTTTATTCGGGAAGATCTTTTAATTAGACATCAAATTGTACATAGTgctcaatttaatataaaacacgAAGAAGATGGTTCATTTGAagaagatttaaaattaaattgttcatTTTGTAATAAAGTATTCAACAAAAAAGAGAGTTTATCTTCACATATGAGATCTCATACGGGTGTAGtcagaaaaatattatcatgtgatgtttgtctgaaacattttaaaaaacccaGCCAATTAACACGACATCTTAAAATTCACGCATCTGTTAAACCTCATATTTGTCAATTATGCGATAAAGGCTTCGCTCGGGGTGAACAGTTAATTAATCACATGAATGTACATTCAGGTGTAAAGCCACACGTTTGTAAAATTTGTGAGAAAGGATTTAATCAAATTAGTAATCTTAAAGATCATATGCGCACACATAATGGTGAGAAACCATTTTTATGTTCAACTTGTGGTAAAGGTTTCAATCAATTAGGAAATTTACGTCAACATACAGTACGACATAGTGGTATTAAAGCACATTTATGTAACACGTGTGGGAATGCGTTCGCTAGTAAAGGAGAATTAGGTGCACATTTAAGAAAACATACCGGAGTACGTCCTTATGTGTGTGCAATATGTAATCATGGTTTCACCACATCAAGTTCCTTAACAAAACATAAACGAATACATAGTGGGGAAAAACCGTACGAGTGTGATGTATGTCATATGAAATTTTCTCGGAGTGGTATTTTAGCACGACACAAACGTACACATACCGGTGAGAAACCGTATGTGTGTACATTTTGTACAAAAGCATTCTCTCAAAGTAATGATCTCAGTTCACATCTTCgtattcatactggagaaaaaccgtaTATATGTGATGTGTGCGGTCAAGCATTCCGACAAAGTTCTGCACTAAATACACATAAGAAAGTTCACATGGATCGGACCACTTTAATTGAAAATCGAGCCGCTACATTAGCAATAGTTCAATCTGCGTTATTAAATacattacaaacaaatatttaa